From one Humulus lupulus chromosome 8, drHumLupu1.1, whole genome shotgun sequence genomic stretch:
- the LOC133795798 gene encoding uncharacterized protein LOC133795798: protein MVAIFLHIVSHDIKNRIVRRQFARSGETFSRQFNAVLIAVLRLHELLLRKPEPILGSSTDERWKWFKNCLGALDGTYIKVNVSALDRPRYRTRKSEIATNVLGVVSQDMQFIYVLPGWEGSAADSRVLRDAISRTNGLKVPQGHYYLCDAGYPNGEGFLAPYRGQQYHLNDWDIPPNTPAEFFNMKHSSAQNVVERAFGLLKGQWAILRGRSYYPIKIQCRIILACCLLHNLIRREMPIDPLEQAIGESEEDNCDEDESVGNDHYTHIEISNAWTSWRDNLAREMFDQWRNKRCEIHVCLEKWMLWSNQHQFLEKKHQWTSIEDSKLVECLLELVNSGKWKADNGTFKPGYLQQLEKWICEKIPHCGLKAQPHIDSRIKMLKKQFHAISEMLGPSTSGFGWNEELKCVVAEKSVFDEWSKSHPNAKGLRNRPFPHYEDLATVFGKDCANGQGAMGFSETVDEIDKEVDNDANSEFDHLSPIDDLIGSATNSHTNTATTSAQSSKKSRKRSRNEDPLVEVLTDTVKKFGDIQAVVGDSIRRIADSFQFETEGATRRMKVFDELKQIDGLTNEQRVKAGKLLVQNQAYIDFLFTLDDEFKLGFILRLFE, encoded by the exons ATGGTTGCTATATTTTTACATATTGTATCTCATGACATTAAGAATAGAATTGTGAGACGACAATTTGCACGTTCAGGTGAAACATTTAGTAGACAATTTAATGCGGTTTTAATTGCTGTGTTGCGCCTTCATGAGTTATTGTTAAGAAAACCTGAACCAATTCTTGGTAGTTCAACTGATGAGAGATGGAAGTGGTTTAAGAATTGTTTGGGAGCACTAGATGGTACATACATTAAAGTCAATGTGTCTGCCTTAGATAGGCCTAGGTACCGGACTAGAAAGAGCGAAATTGCTACTAATGTATTAGGTGTAGTTTCACAAGATATGCAATTTATTTATGTCTTACCTGGATGGGAAGGATCAGCTGCCGACTCTAGAGTGTTACGAGATGCCATATCTAGGACAAATGGGTTGAAAGTTCCACAAG GACATTACTACTTATGTGATGCTGGATATCCCAATGGTGAAGGCTTCTTAGCACCATATAGAGGACAACAATATCACTTGAATGATTGGGATATCCCACCTAATACACCTGCTGAATTTTTCAATATGAAACATTCTTCAGCTCAAAATGTAGTAGAGAGAGCATTTGGACTATTGAAGGGGCAATGGGCAATTCTTAGAGGTAGATCATACTATCCTATCAAAATTCAATGTCGAATTATTTTGGCATGCTGCCTTCTTCACAACTTGATTAGAAGAGAAATGCCTATCGATCCTCTAGAACAAGCAATAGGGGAAAGTGAGGAGGACAATTGTGATGAAGATGAAAGTGTAGGCAATGATCATTATACACATATTGAAATATCTAACGCTTGGACTTCTTGGAGAGACAACTTAGCTAGAGAGATGTTTGACCAATGGCGCAACAAGAG ATGTGAGATACATGTATGCTTAGAAAAATGGATGCTCTGGAGCAATCAACATCAATTCCTGGAAAAAAAGCATCAGTGGACTTCAATTGAGGATTCAAAGTTGGTTGAGTGTTTGTTGGAGTTGGTAAATAGTGGAAAATGGAAAGCAGACAATGGGACCTTCAAACCTGGCTATTTACAGCAATTGGAAAAATGGATATGTGAGAAAATTCCTCATTGTGGATTGAAAGCACAACCCCACATTGATTCTCGTATCAAGATGCTAAAGAAACAATTTCATGCAATTTCTGAAATGTTGGGACCTTCAACAAGTGGTTTTGGTTGGAATGAGGAACTAAAGTGTGTTGTTGCTGAAAAAAGTGTGTTTGATGAATGGAGTAAA AGCCATCCGAATGCAAAAGGCTTAAGGAATAGACCATTTCCTCATTATGAAGACTTAGCTACTGTATTTGGGAAGGATTGTGCAAATGGGCAAGGAGCTATGGGATTTTCTGAAACGGTTGATGAGATTGATAAAGAGGTAGACAATGATGCAAATTCTGAGTTTGATCATTTATCTCCAATAGATGATCTTATTGGTAGTGCAACCAATAGTCATACAAACACGGCGACAACTTCAGCACAGTCAAGTAAGAAAAGTAGAAAGAGATCTAGGAATGAAGATCCATTGGTTGAGGTATTGACTGACACAGTGAAAAAATTTGGTGACATACAAGCTGTTGTTGGTGATAGTATTCGAAGAATTGCTGATTCTTTCCAGTTTGAGACAGAAGGTGCTACCAGAAGGATGAAAGTGTTTGATGAACTGAAGCAAATTGATGGGCTGACAAACGAACAACGAGTCAAAGCTGGAAAACTTCTTGTCCAAAACCAAGCTTACATAGATTTTTTATTCACATTGGATGATGAATTCAAGTTGGGATTCATACTTAGGCTCTTTGAATGA